In the Polyangiaceae bacterium genome, one interval contains:
- the recA gene encoding recombinase RecA → MDDKQKSKALEVAIASVEKEFGRGAIMRLKDGEKIGRDVAVVPSGSLGLDVALGIGGYPRGRIVEVYGPESSGKTTLTLHAIANVQRQGGVAAFIDAEHALDINYAKKLGVKTDELLISQPDYGEQALEIGDMLVRSGAVDLIVVDSVAALVPKAEIEGDMGDSHVGLQARLMSQALRKLTGTVSRSQCMFFFTNQIRMKIGVMFGSPETTTGGNALKFYASVRLDVRRIGAIKEATGGKDMTVVGNRTRVKVVKNKMAPPFRETEFDILYGHGVSRSGEVIDMASDLGIVQKSGAWYSLDGERIGQGRDNARTHLEQHPELLDAIERKVLAHHGITRAGSASTAVGSAEEPASDDSAKTSNGSSKRAPARA, encoded by the coding sequence ATGGACGACAAGCAGAAGAGCAAGGCCTTGGAAGTTGCCATTGCCAGCGTCGAGAAGGAATTCGGGCGCGGCGCGATCATGCGGCTGAAGGACGGGGAGAAGATCGGGCGAGACGTGGCCGTCGTGCCCTCGGGGTCGCTCGGCTTGGACGTAGCTCTCGGCATCGGTGGCTATCCGCGCGGACGCATCGTCGAGGTCTATGGCCCGGAATCCAGCGGCAAGACCACGCTCACCCTGCACGCGATTGCCAACGTACAGCGCCAGGGCGGCGTTGCCGCGTTCATCGATGCGGAGCACGCCCTCGACATCAACTACGCAAAGAAGCTTGGCGTAAAGACGGACGAGCTGCTCATCAGCCAGCCGGACTACGGTGAGCAGGCACTCGAGATCGGCGACATGCTCGTGCGCTCCGGCGCCGTGGACCTCATCGTCGTGGATTCCGTGGCGGCGCTGGTTCCCAAGGCGGAAATCGAGGGCGACATGGGCGACTCGCACGTCGGGTTGCAGGCGCGTTTGATGAGCCAAGCGTTGCGCAAGCTCACGGGCACGGTGTCACGTTCGCAGTGCATGTTCTTCTTCACCAACCAGATCCGCATGAAGATCGGGGTCATGTTCGGTAGCCCGGAGACGACCACCGGAGGCAATGCACTCAAGTTCTACGCATCGGTGCGCCTCGACGTGCGCCGCATCGGAGCCATCAAGGAAGCGACGGGCGGCAAAGACATGACGGTGGTCGGCAACCGCACGCGGGTCAAGGTGGTGAAGAACAAGATGGCTCCACCGTTTCGGGAGACGGAGTTCGACATCTTGTACGGCCATGGCGTATCTCGTTCTGGTGAGGTCATCGACATGGCGTCGGATCTCGGCATCGTGCAGAAGAGCGGTGCGTGGTACTCCCTCGACGGAGAGCGCATCGGGCAAGGTCGGGACAACGCGCGGACTCACCTGGAACAGCACCCGGAGCTGCTGGATGCGATCGAGCGCAAGGTGCTTGCGCACCACGGAATCACGCGTGCGGGCAGTGCCAGCACTGCTGTTGGTAGTGCAGAGGAGCCGGCGAGCGACGACAGCGCCAAGACGTCCAACGGCTCCAGCAAACGCGCGCCAGCACGCGCCTGA
- a CDS encoding serine/threonine-protein kinase: protein MEPGSVIAGKYRLGRRLGEGGMAEVWAATNLLTDREFALKLVLPSLAKRPEIVQRFLQEARATGRLKHPAIVDVFDVGQAEDGRPFMVMELLEGQTLDQRLTRRGPLTSLEAAAIMAQVARALQHAHYAGIVHRDLSSANVFLVASRRGQAWPKVLDFGVSKLMGELDSRVRTDSGSVVGSPAYMSPEQAQGSEDVDARTDIWALGVLLYECLTGRTPFAARNYNALMLAIMTVPHSPVRQLRPDVPQELCEIIESCLVKDPAARLESAGLAAARLQRAAHVLGEGRDAPGPRRRAADRLPLPPKPAAVAGRQRFVQLARRPGMKSGALAVGSTVVGIALGSAWATGATARDATATGVAALRVGLAPRRLPTVSIHARPAPQRVAQETRGETDLVRAAAQGLGLSPRSLRRPR, encoded by the coding sequence GTGGAGCCAGGTTCCGTCATTGCTGGAAAGTACCGCCTCGGTCGGCGTTTGGGCGAGGGGGGCATGGCTGAGGTCTGGGCGGCCACCAATCTGCTGACGGACCGAGAGTTCGCGCTCAAGCTGGTGCTGCCGAGCCTGGCGAAGCGCCCGGAGATCGTGCAGCGATTCCTGCAGGAAGCGCGGGCGACGGGTCGCCTCAAGCATCCTGCCATCGTCGACGTGTTCGACGTCGGGCAGGCCGAGGACGGGCGTCCCTTCATGGTCATGGAGCTTCTCGAAGGGCAGACCCTGGACCAGCGTCTGACTCGGCGCGGACCGCTCACCTCGCTCGAGGCGGCGGCAATCATGGCTCAAGTGGCGCGCGCCCTGCAGCACGCTCACTACGCCGGTATCGTGCATCGCGATCTCTCATCGGCCAACGTGTTCCTGGTTGCGTCGCGTCGCGGGCAGGCGTGGCCGAAGGTGCTCGACTTCGGCGTCAGCAAGCTGATGGGCGAGCTCGACAGTCGCGTGCGTACGGACAGCGGCAGCGTGGTCGGGTCCCCAGCATACATGAGCCCAGAGCAAGCCCAAGGCTCGGAGGACGTGGACGCGCGCACGGACATTTGGGCTCTGGGCGTGTTGCTGTACGAGTGCCTCACGGGCAGGACGCCCTTTGCCGCGCGCAACTACAACGCACTGATGCTCGCGATCATGACCGTACCGCACAGTCCCGTGCGGCAACTGCGCCCCGACGTTCCGCAGGAGCTGTGTGAGATCATCGAGAGCTGCCTGGTCAAGGATCCCGCGGCGCGTCTGGAAAGCGCGGGGCTGGCGGCCGCGCGTCTACAGCGCGCCGCACACGTGCTGGGTGAGGGACGCGACGCACCTGGACCGAGGCGGCGCGCGGCGGATCGCTTGCCGCTGCCTCCAAAACCCGCAGCGGTCGCCGGCCGTCAGCGCTTCGTGCAGTTGGCACGGCGGCCCGGGATGAAGAGCGGCGCCCTGGCCGTGGGTAGCACCGTGGTTGGGATTGCCCTCGGCAGCGCTTGGGCCACGGGGGCCACGGCAAGGGACGCGACTGCAACTGGTGTCGCCGCGCTGCGCGTGGGCCTCGCGCCTCGCCGCTTGCCGACCGTGTCAATCCACGCGCGTCCTGCACCGCAACGAGTCGCCCAGGAGACCCGTGGGGAAACGGATCTCGTTCGTGCTGCTGCTCAGGGGCTCGGCTTGTCGCCGCGCTCCCTGCGGCGCCCCCGGTGA